In the genome of Thunnus thynnus chromosome 6, fThuThy2.1, whole genome shotgun sequence, the window ACTGGGATTATTTAAATTGTTTACTGGGATTTTGATGTGTATGTCTgctgatgattttatttgtttgctttgctttgcttatatattttattttgttgctacttttattttgttttgttttgtttttttctttgaaaatgttTCGAAATTTTACAGGAACCTGTGCATTTTCTGCTGGTCTCTGctgcaacataaacacacatctgttGGACCCGGGATTACTGTAGAGGAGGATTATGTAGGTCAGACATGTTGCAGTGGGTCTCTTAAAAACACCACATTCACATTCTCCACTGGGAATGGTATTCTCCCATGAatttttgtttacattaaatagtaaaaagacatattttaggTGGCTTAGTTTAATGTAacatatacagacagacagacagtaggATGTATAATTTTCACATAATGATCTTTAGAACAAGGATCACAGGAATGATGTAAtgtacatttataaaaaaagctacaaaattgacaataaaacaatttaaagccctaaataacatttaaaatcctGCTTACCATGATAGCTTGTCGATATTATGCAATGCAATGAGACAAATCTGAGGAGTGTGTTGGTTTTCTTCCGCAGCAGTAACTGTTTCAACCAGAACAACAAAGATACTGGAGGTGAGATAGGACTTTGACTTTGACCCCAAAACATTTTGTCCTTCTTGCACAACTTCTGATCATTTAAGAGGTTTAATTTTCTTTGAAATGGCTCCACAAAACTCTGGTGTACAGATGATCAAAAAATAGGAAAAGTTATGTGTTTAATTGGTAACTTTGTCTCAAAAGCCAGGAAAAGAAGACAAGATGGATTATTTAAAtagagtttatttttatttcttcagtaCTATATAGCAggggttcccaacctgggggtcgaGACCTCTATATTGGGTTGCAAGATGAATGTAGTGGGTTGCAAGATGATTACCCAAgtaggaaataagaaaaaactaaattctGATACACAAAAACTGTCTATTTTCCAGTCTGTATATATTCTTTATATTCatgacacaataataacaatttcattcattcattcatttattcattcattcctcATGTGGAAAATATGTAGATTATTTGTTCCAGGGAAAAACATGCAGCACAGTGGGagaatgatgatgaaaacagtGTCTGTCATAATAATGAATTCTGATGTCCAAATTACAGGAAGTTCTTCTTACCAAACATCTCCAGGGATCCTCGACCAGGAGGTGTCCGCTTTTTGCTGAATGTTTTAAACAGCTTTTAAAGGTCATCTTGTTGGTTGAGTCGAGGTAAACTTGATTTATACTTAAAAAGTCTTGGATGTGGAGTCACAGAGACATATATGTTTGTCCCTAAtgtacagacagagaaagagtttCTGCAAAAGGAGATTAAGTTGGTAATTTTTGTCAGAATTAAAGATCTttgtaaattataaattattctattcttcattgtgttttctcttagcctatttattctattttcatccatttttgtattgttttatctgttgtctgattttgttttgttttgtttactacTTTTTGTGCTGCCATCTTGGCCCTAACTTTAATGGTACTTACCTGGTTAAATAAtggttaaataaaatgaaaaatatcaaatttccTGTGTAGGACATGGACTCTATCTATAATTATACCTAAAGAGGTTTCAAAGCATCAttgcagggctgcaactaacaattattttcattattgattaatctgttgattaatccgtttcccaaagtccaagatacaaccttaaatgtcttgttttgtccaaaccaacggtccacaacccaaagatatccaGTTCACTACCATGGAGGACTAAAGGAACcaggaaaatattcacatttaagaagctggaaccagaaaattttactactttttcttgaaaaattactcaaaacaattaaatcaattattaacatagttgccaattaatttcgATCAACAAAGGGATTagttgactaatcattgcagctctacatcattattgtgcttttttacttttagtttgTTGCTGTTATACCATATTTCTGTGAGGGAAGAAATCACATTGTTGGTTCACCTGAAACTGAAAGTTGAGTTAACTGATgcaactgtgaaaaacaaaacatttaccaACCAATGCACGTGGTCCTATGTGCTTTTATTGGTGCTGTTTTCGCTTTTCTTAGCAGGGCGGAGATGGTCTGATGATGGTTAAGGTGGTAAATGAGACCACAGCTGGTCGGCCCATTGACTGAAAACAACTCATAATCCAACCTGCTACACTGGAACCAAAACCAGCTGACCCTCAAGTCCATACTCGCCTATACTGCTGGTTTATGAAAGAGGAGCTAGTCTGAGTcctatttacattttcatgatattttGACCAAATTGCCATCTCTGAAATCCAAGCttgattcaattcaattcaattttatttatatagcgccaaatcacaacaaaagtcatctcagggcacttttcacatggagcatgtctagaccatactctaatttacacagagagagacccaacaattcccccatgagcaagcacttggcgacagcagtaaggaaaaactcccctttaacaggaagaaacctcaagcagaacccggctcaaGGTAGGCGGCCATCTGCCCTGAcaggttgggttgagagagagagaagaggttgggagttagtcatatcaagtggatatctgccacatttacagtctttttagcatcaaattccctctttgtgttttctcagacagtgtttccttgttgagctgcagtagaggtatagtaacaaaaagaggaactttgtcTCATTTGGGCGGCTGacacttcatattagcttcagaaaaacacttaaatacatttttgcacagagggagaactgtggattttggcgcccatcacttacattgtcaGAGATCTTCTAACAGTCAGTAGGAGTCACAAGAGGAAACTGCATTATCCCACTTAGAAAACCTGCTTTCAGTCAATCTGCCTTTTCAGTTAAAGAAGCACATGAATGGAAAACCATTCCAGCCCACATCAGGAAACTCACAACTTACAGGTCCTTTTCTAGACAGTTAAGAATGTCGCTTATAAGCCACCATATCTGTCAGCACCAACTCGGATTCCTTCATCATTTGGCAAATGTCACAACTTGTATGTTGCTAAACCTCCCTGTTGCTTGACTTACCTTAGTGCTACTGTTGTCCTGTTGCTTATATCTGCCTTTGCTCATGTCTATCTCtgcttattgtttgtttttcctttgtggAACCATAGCTTTCCTTGCTTGTACTGCTGCCCATATCTGTGCTCTGCTTTTGCTGTACTTGACATGCCTTACattatgattattgttttaaacttgtgttttgattttaagCTGCCAACttcacaaatgaaatgaaaactatCCTCCTGGATAGTTCTGGCATATTTACAGTCATGTTTATTAACATGCACTGCCCCtgagaaataaactgaataaaaaaacatgggGGATGATTACGGCAAGAAAAACCTTGGGgtgactgtggctcaggaggtagagctgagccacagccgccactaatcagaagattggCGGTTTGATTCCCTCCACTCCACATGTCAAAGTTTCCTcaggcaagatactgaaccccaaattgctcctgatggctgcaACAGTACcctgaatgggtgaatgtggcttgtggttttaaagcactttgagtggttggaagactaaaAAGGCACTATATAGGTGCAGTCTATTCAccattttaccatttatttcgatgttcatttgggcatttgacttgttttaagacagacttgaaaaattgtgaacctgtcctttaacataCTTTCAGATTCCTCTCTGTCATCAGAGCTGTTTGTCTTTCAAATAATGTTTGAAAATTCTGCATTTACAAAGCAAACTGTGTATTCATGTGCATGTCTGGGCAGATTACAAGTGTTTCCTCTCTGAGGGAAACAAAAGGCACGTGGATGACGGATCAGTGACCAAATCACTCTGGTAATAACCAAACACTCGGGTCTCCCCTTTCTGTAATTGTCAAACTGGTTTGTAATTTTATATGAATTTCAAATTTGCACTAAAGctgcagtaaaaatacacaaaatattttacttttattggcAACAGCAATCTCATCTCATTCGCAACATCCAttcaaatttaataaataacacagaCAACTTCACACGTCACAGGAAATTTATTGAGAACAGCCAAAGTGGTAATtaacaaacatttctgtttggAATGTATTTAAGAGCAAAGGGAATCATCTGTTTCCTGCTTAGCTAGTGCCTTTGTGTCCCTTTTAAtattcctctccttcctcctctccctcacccTCAATTGAGTCGACTCCGACCTCCTCATAATCCTTCTCAAGAGCTGCCATGTCTTCTCTGGCCTCAGAGAACTCTCCCTCCTCCATACCCTCACCCACATACCAGTGAACAAAGGCACGCTTAGCGTACATCAGATCAAACTTGTGGTCAAGCCGAGCCCAGGCCTCTGCGATAGCAGTGGTGTTGCTCAGCATGCACACAGCCCTCTGGACCTTGGCCAGGTCTCCACCAGGAACCACGGTGGGAGGCTGGTAGTTGATGCCAACCTTGAAACCAGTGGGACACCAGTCCACAAACTGGATGGTGCGCTTGGTTTTGATGGTGGCAATGGCAGCGTTCACATCTTTGGGCACCACATCACCACGGTACAAAAGGCAGCAAGCCATGTACTTGCCGTGGCGAGGGTCACATTTCAccatctgattggctggctcGAAGCAAGCATTTGTGATCTCAGCCACTGAGAGCTGCTCATGGTAAGCCTTCTCAGCAGAGATGACGGGGGCATATGTGGCCAGAGGGAAGTGGATACGGGGATATGGCACCAAGTTGGTCTGGAACTCTGTCAGATCAACATTGAGGGCACCATCGAAACGAAGGGAAGCAGTGATGGAGGACACAATCTGACCGATAAGCCTGTTTAGGTTGGTGTAGGTAGGACGCTCGATATCGAGGTTCCTACGGCAGATATCGTAGATGGCCTCGTTATCTACCATGAAGGCACAGTCAGAGTGCTCTAGGGTGGTGTGGGTGGTCAGGATGGAGTTGTAGGGCTCCACCACAGCGGTGGACACCTGGGGAGCTGGGTAGATGGAGAACTCCAGCTTGGACTTCTTGCCGTAGTCGACAGACAGACGCTCCATCAGCAGGGAGGTGAAACCAGAGCCGGTGCCACCTCCGAAGCTGTGGAACACCAGGAAGCCCTGAAGGCCAGTGCACTGGTCGgcctgaggacagagagagggagagacatgATCAAATATGACATACAATAATATGATCTTAATCATAATTAGGAATAATTTCTTTTTGATATCAAGTTACCCACCAGTTTGCGGATCCTGTCCAGCACCAGGTCGATGATCTCTTTGCCAATGGTGTAGTGTCCACGGGCGTAGTTGTTGGCAGCATCCTCCTTGCCAGTGATCAGCTGCTCAGGGTGGAAGAGCTGGCGGTAGGTCCCAGTGCGAACCTCATCTAAGACAAAACCACACATTGAATCAGTTGTGGTTTGCAAAACCTcagatatttcatttcaatttgcTTAAATTAACGTTCAGCCAGAAGTGACAGAAATGACACTTACCGATGACAGTGGGCTCCAGGTCGACAAAAACAGCTCTGGGGACGTGTTTTCCGGCTCCAGTCTCACTGAAGAAGGTGTTGAAGGAATCGTCTCCTCCTCCAATGGTTTTGTCACTGGGCATCTGTCCGTCCGGCTGGATCCCATGTTCCAGGCAGTAAAGCTCCCAGCAGGCATTGCCAATCTGGACACCAGCCTGACCAACGTGGATGGAGATACACTCACGctgtggaaagaaaagaaaacaatagaGGTTATTCACCTGTATGCATTCATTTGTACTTATAAACTCATTTAGACCTGTCAGAGTagagaagagaaaatgtaatactgaaaaaatgtattttagttttttgttttgttttgcaaatcatctttttatttatttaaagtcacCAACAAGCTTATTATTGAATGGGTGAAGAAGTGGGGTTTAATGTCAACTCtacatttacaataataataataataatcttaatTGACTGGCGACAACCAATCAGAGACAATCTGGAGttgattgaacttttttttctggcGCACTGCGTTGTGTCTGGAGCTGGGTTGCTATGCGACAAGCCCCTCACTCTAGTAACGGATGACGTTTATTGAAATTGATGTGAAACTGTATCCTTACTGttattagaaaaaaagaaaacttgagTCTGATCTTAGAAAAGCTGAAATAGCAGCCAGATCTAACAGTAACAGATACGTCTCATCAGCAGCAGCCATCTGCTGACAGCTCGCCAGTGTCCATTACTAGCAATGCATATTTAATGCCTTGCGCCATGCTGACAGCGCACTCCATCCTTCCTCCGTGCGGATAGGGTTTCTCTAGGGGTGTGGGACATTTGCGGACGGGTGCAGCCTCTGCGCATCCTCCTCTGCGGCTGCACATCGACTTGACGTTACCGGCCGGCGCTGTCACGAGGAGAGTGATGAccgggggtggggtggggtggggtgggggttgtTGCTGGACTGAAAAATGCCGCAGACTAGTCTACGTCTGGACTGAAGCCTTCATTATTCATTCTGTCCACACTGCAATCTGTTGAAAACGTCTTTTGTTTCAGCCTGCCCGCCACGTATCCATCCACAGTGCGCCAGGACATCTCCTCACACCAAACCTCTGACTGCAGCCTCTGTTTGCATGCATTTACTTATTCAAGACATATTTCTATTATAAAGTAACGTTTTAGGATAAATCAACCTCTTATTCCCACTTTTTCCCGTTCATATTAACGCCCCCCTCCTTTCATCCTCACACCCACAATCACatctataataaaaaaaaagtggaagCAGCCTGTGTATCTCAAATATTtatgaaagtttaaaaaaaaaaaaaaaaaaaaaaaaacttcttacCATTATGTCCTGTTATAGCGCTTGAGGGTTGCAGAAGCTCCTTGATGGGGAGTCTTACAATTCGACAGTTATGGGGTCGATGTAAGAGATAATGGCGCACATGAGGATGGACAGAGCTATATATGCAAGAGCAGCCCCGGCGCCGGGTGGCTGCTGCGCCCCTATTGGTCAGTTCCCTGTCAGTCTGCAATCCGAGGCTTTCTATTGGATGAAGGGCTCTTTGGCTGCAACAGACCGCCCCTCAGACCCCACCCGACATCCCGACATCCTCCGGGTATTGTGCTGCAAGCATGGCGCCTCTAATTGTGAGGAAAATGCTGCGTAATTTTCAGCATGCTGATACTAAATAGGCCAAGTTTATCAAACATGAGTTCCCACATGAAAAACTAATGAATACAAACAGGGGAATAGCTTGTGtaacagaatagaatagaatacaATATGCTTTGACATAGAGAataatattgattatttatttgatctAAGTTGGCCTTATACATGATGCATGCAATTGATCTCTGTGCTTGTGCAAAATCAATCAGGCAATCTGTCCGCTCATCTTCCTCTAAATATCTTTTATTACCAACGATTTTCCTGCATTTCAACCTCATGCACGCCTTCCACACTGCAGAATTAGAGGCTGCATGTCTTCCGAAAAGGTTGGGATGCTGCatggtgaaatattttattctatgcAATGACAGTATCAATAAATATGCTTCATATGTGGTATGTTTTACCTAATTTCAGATGGATTTTGTTACAAAAAAGGCCAGTCAAGCTTTACAATTAGTTATATTTTTGGTGCATTTGTCCTTTAACCAGAGCTGGCTGTCCTCTCATGTTATATCATTCAACTTGTCAAGAATTTCTCAAATATTCTTTTCAAAATCACTGTGTTCATAATGCTGTGGACTTTATTGAATAGTAGTTTTATTTTCAatctttatttttcagtctttatgaaTAAAGGAGGTCAAACAGTCCAGTCATAGATGAGGGGCATGTAGGCCACAGAGAGCAACAGACGCCCAACCCCCCAGTCCTACTCCCAAGATTTAACCGTTGCTAGGAAATGAATAACGGAGTTGCCTGGATACAGCCTAGTATCCACATAGACCGCCTTTATCTGGTAGTCACGTGACCCAGCTTAAATAGCAGCATTAATGTGCTGCAGTGCAGCTGCCCCTCTATGTGGGGGGATGTGAGACACCCAGACACCTCTTTTCCAAAATCTTTTGGCATGATGTGCCTGTGTCTGTAACGAAATGCACTTGCTCACCTACGAGGTTATGTGTCCtctgcttttaaaataaaaaaataaataaatgaattgtcATGAGGATGATAGGGTGTGGCCACTGCGGCATAAGATGCATGGCATCAGCATGGCTCAGCCCTTTTGTTCACACAATTCATCAAGGCTTCTGTCCATATAAAAGGTCAGTCTTTAAAGAGACAATATGTCTGTCTTAAACATTCAGCTTTCAGTGAGAAAGacaataaatgtgttgtttggtGGGCCTATAGAGTGGCCCCAGCAAACTAACAGACAGTTAAGCACCTTGGTTGCTAACAACAAAGGAAACCCTGTGGCAACAGTTACCCCGGGGGCAGAAATAATACCTCTTTGAATGTGGGGCTTCCTAAAATAAACCACATTTTGAGACATAAAGTCAAGAGCAGCAGTAAGTCACCTGCAGCCACAGCCAGGAGGGAAATCGGATAATTATGCCAAACCGTTAAATCACTATGAGCCATCTACTGTATTTGTAAAGTGAGAGTCATAGTGggatttttcaatatttatagATTAAAGTGTGTGACATCTGATGCCTTACAGTTGATATTTTCAGGCCATGATCAGGTGGACCAGCTAATCAGGACACCAGATTGATCTACtataaaacatttgatatttttaaaacaaaaggtACGTTCtatattttaatgcttttgaAAGATTGTACTGATCAATT includes:
- the tuba1a gene encoding tubulin alpha-1A chain: MRECISIHVGQAGVQIGNACWELYCLEHGIQPDGQMPSDKTIGGGDDSFNTFFSETGAGKHVPRAVFVDLEPTVIDEVRTGTYRQLFHPEQLITGKEDAANNYARGHYTIGKEIIDLVLDRIRKLADQCTGLQGFLVFHSFGGGTGSGFTSLLMERLSVDYGKKSKLEFSIYPAPQVSTAVVEPYNSILTTHTTLEHSDCAFMVDNEAIYDICRRNLDIERPTYTNLNRLIGQIVSSITASLRFDGALNVDLTEFQTNLVPYPRIHFPLATYAPVISAEKAYHEQLSVAEITNACFEPANQMVKCDPRHGKYMACCLLYRGDVVPKDVNAAIATIKTKRTIQFVDWCPTGFKVGINYQPPTVVPGGDLAKVQRAVCMLSNTTAIAEAWARLDHKFDLMYAKRAFVHWYVGEGMEEGEFSEAREDMAALEKDYEEVGVDSIEGEGEEEGEEY